In one Methylobacterium sp. SyP6R genomic region, the following are encoded:
- a CDS encoding DUF6894 family protein produces MTRYRFHCTNGSECVLDAEGSLVRSPMALARHARAVAEAAMRSLDVDDWAEWRVSVHDLTGKRVWVEPFVTQDLSAEDAALAA; encoded by the coding sequence ATGACACGCTACCGCTTCCACTGCACCAACGGGTCCGAGTGCGTCCTGGATGCCGAGGGCAGTCTCGTCCGGAGCCCGATGGCCCTCGCCCGCCACGCCCGCGCGGTCGCCGAGGCGGCGATGCGGAGCCTCGACGTCGACGACTGGGCCGAGTGGCGGGTGAGCGTGCACGACCTGACCGGAAAGCGGGTCTGGGTCGAGCCATTCGTGACGCAGGACTTGTCGGCGGAAGACGCGGCGCTGGCGGCGTGA